A genomic stretch from uncultured Methanobrevibacter sp. includes:
- the porA gene encoding pyruvate synthase subunit PorA codes for MTKEVMTANKAVAEAVRLAKPQVIPVYPITPQTTISEYLAQYVADEKIEAKYIKVESEHSAISASVGASSAGVRVFTATSSQGLMLMHEILFAAAGMRTPIVLADANRAISAPLNIWNDQQDSIAQRDAGWLQIYVESAQEALDTTLMAYKISENYDVLLPSMVCLDGFILTHTVEPVEIPSQEDVDKFLPPYVPKHAFLDPNEPMSIGTLADPDYYLEARHDMQVAMENSIPVIEETCKEFAEIFGREYGLIDTYKTDDADIIFVAMGSMCSTLRVMVDELRNKGEKVGLLKVRAYRPFPVEAIDEAVKNASKLAVLDKNVTFGIGGALYTDIKAKIHKEAYGFIIGLGGRDITPESILEVYEKTKNPEKEVSWIGLKEE; via the coding sequence ATGACAAAAGAAGTTATGACAGCAAATAAAGCAGTTGCAGAAGCTGTAAGATTAGCTAAACCACAAGTTATTCCTGTTTATCCAATTACACCTCAAACAACAATCTCAGAATATCTTGCACAATATGTTGCTGATGAAAAAATTGAAGCAAAATACATTAAAGTAGAATCTGAACACAGTGCAATAAGTGCATCTGTTGGAGCAAGTAGTGCAGGAGTAAGAGTCTTTACTGCAACATCATCACAAGGATTAATGTTAATGCATGAGATATTATTTGCAGCAGCAGGTATGAGAACTCCAATCGTACTAGCAGATGCAAACAGGGCAATATCTGCACCATTAAATATTTGGAATGACCAACAAGACTCTATTGCACAAAGAGATGCAGGTTGGTTGCAAATTTATGTTGAAAGTGCACAAGAAGCATTAGATACTACATTGATGGCATATAAAATTTCCGAAAACTACGATGTATTACTTCCATCAATGGTATGTTTAGATGGATTTATTTTAACTCACACAGTAGAACCTGTAGAAATTCCATCACAAGAAGATGTAGATAAATTTTTACCTCCATATGTTCCAAAACATGCTTTCTTAGACCCTAATGAACCAATGTCCATAGGTACATTAGCTGATCCAGATTATTATCTTGAAGCAAGACATGATATGCAAGTAGCTATGGAAAATTCAATTCCAGTCATTGAAGAAACTTGCAAAGAATTTGCAGAAATATTTGGTAGAGAATATGGTCTTATTGACACATACAAAACAGATGATGCAGACATTATCTTCGTAGCTATGGGTTCAATGTGCAGTACTTTAAGAGTAATGGTTGATGAATTAAGAAACAAAGGCGAAAAAGTAGGTTTACTTAAAGTTAGAGCATACAGACCATTCCCTGTTGAAGCTATTGATGAAGCTGTTAAAAATGCATCAAAATTAGCAGTTCTTGATAAAAATGTTACCTTTGGAATAGGTGGAGCTCTTTACACCGATATTAAAGCAAAAATCCACAAAGAAGCATATGGATTTATTATTGGTTTAGGTGGAAGAGACATTACTCCAGAATCAATTTTAGAAGTTTATGAAAAAACCAAAAATCCGGAAAAAGAAGTTTCATGGATAGGACTTAAGGAGGAATAA
- the porD gene encoding pyruvate synthase subunit PorD, with translation MVAIGCVIKTPGSSKNNKTGSWRTFKPILDKRKCIDCDNCIIFCPDSSVNKEHDINYDYCKGCGICANECPADAIEMVKE, from the coding sequence ATGGTAGCTATCGGATGTGTAATAAAAACACCTGGAAGTAGTAAAAATAATAAAACTGGAAGTTGGAGAACTTTTAAACCTATTTTAGATAAAAGAAAATGTATTGACTGTGATAACTGTATTATTTTCTGTCCAGATTCCAGTGTAAATAAAGAACATGACATTAATTACGATTACTGCAAAGGCTGCGGAATTTGTGCAAATGAATGTCCTGCAGATGCAATCGAAATGGTTAAAGAATAG
- a CDS encoding pyruvate ferredoxin oxidoreductase subunit gamma, with translation MIEIRFHGRGGQGSVTAAEILAKAAFKDGKYVQSFPFFGVERRGAPVMAFTRIDDKPIDIRYQVYNPDYVLVLDDGLMSVVDVFSGIKENTEVIINIAEEFKGSGEHPVHSIDATGIALDLLGRNIVNTIILGYFAKKTNIVSIESLIEVIKETFPGKVGELNAKATQKAYEMG, from the coding sequence ATGATTGAAATTCGTTTTCACGGACGTGGTGGACAAGGGTCCGTAACTGCTGCTGAAATTTTGGCAAAAGCTGCTTTTAAAGATGGTAAATATGTTCAATCTTTTCCTTTTTTTGGAGTTGAACGTAGAGGAGCACCAGTAATGGCTTTTACTAGAATTGACGACAAACCAATTGACATAAGATACCAAGTATATAATCCAGACTATGTATTAGTTCTCGATGATGGATTAATGAGTGTTGTAGATGTGTTTTCAGGAATAAAAGAAAATACAGAAGTAATTATTAATATTGCTGAAGAGTTTAAAGGATCTGGTGAACATCCAGTCCACAGTATTGATGCAACCGGAATTGCATTAGATTTATTAGGACGCAATATTGTCAACACAATTATTTTAGGATACTTTGCTAAAAAAACCAATATCGTAAGTATTGAATCACTTATTGAAGTAATTAAAGAAACATTCCCAGGAAAAGTTGGAGAATTAAATGCAAAAGCTACACAAAAAGCTTACGAAATGGGATAA
- a CDS encoding dihydropteroate synthase-like protein — translation MKVLIITGNLAYPLIKNVVANANVEVIIHVADKTQVAAFLTPRIIIDEIKTNFADQLDKIDLILVPGLIKKGTREITKELGIPTFKGSTDGADLAMVLNLLDKIELSEDKPADKLIEEEKRNEALKFIEDFENDENTIKELLKKPNNIMVGNLPVGEDFPMRVLSEIANAPFLSKEALIHKCQYFVDSGADMIDIGMAAGEDFSNKVPELIDTLRPIVGDRPLSIDTLNTKEIEVAAKHGIDLVLSLDLGNNSKVIDVLKETNTPAVLLPTNFSKGFTPKSPDERVQAMNQLIEETEGINYVADLILDPVNSSSIVESIMACFEFHKTNKAPMFFGVGNVTELMDADSGGVNVLLAGIGMELGVSILFTPEESGKTRGSVYELSTASKMMFLAKHRHSIPKDLGINLVAFKDKHKRLDIIENETDGVPEVKQNEPMKFVRDKAGSFKINVDYGTTVKASRIIATHFKKNKADLVIVGNSAKEIYEEIINKKLVTRMEHAAYLGSELQKAQIAMITGKEYVQDFELFKNPDEFRN, via the coding sequence ATGAAAGTTTTAATTATTACTGGGAATTTGGCATATCCTTTAATTAAAAATGTTGTGGCTAATGCAAATGTGGAGGTTATTATTCATGTAGCTGATAAAACACAGGTTGCAGCATTTTTAACTCCTAGAATAATTATTGATGAGATAAAAACTAATTTTGCTGATCAATTGGATAAAATTGATTTAATTTTAGTTCCAGGTTTGATAAAAAAAGGAACTCGCGAAATAACTAAAGAATTGGGAATTCCTACATTTAAAGGATCAACAGATGGTGCAGATTTAGCCATGGTATTAAATCTTTTGGATAAGATTGAATTGTCAGAAGATAAACCTGCAGATAAGCTTATTGAAGAAGAAAAAAGAAATGAAGCTTTAAAATTCATTGAAGATTTTGAAAATGATGAAAATACTATTAAAGAATTATTAAAAAAACCAAATAATATTATGGTTGGAAATCTACCGGTAGGTGAAGATTTTCCAATGAGGGTCTTATCAGAAATAGCTAATGCACCATTTTTATCAAAAGAAGCTTTAATTCATAAATGCCAATATTTTGTTGATTCTGGAGCAGATATGATTGATATTGGTATGGCTGCAGGAGAAGATTTTTCTAATAAAGTTCCAGAATTAATTGATACTTTAAGGCCTATTGTTGGAGATAGACCACTGAGTATAGATACATTAAACACGAAAGAAATAGAAGTAGCTGCTAAACATGGTATTGATTTAGTATTAAGTTTGGATTTAGGAAATAACTCTAAAGTCATTGATGTTTTAAAAGAAACCAATACTCCGGCTGTTTTACTTCCAACTAATTTTTCAAAGGGGTTCACTCCAAAATCTCCTGATGAACGAGTTCAAGCAATGAATCAATTAATTGAAGAAACTGAAGGAATTAATTATGTTGCAGATTTAATTTTAGATCCAGTAAACAGTAGTAGTATAGTTGAATCTATAATGGCTTGTTTTGAATTTCATAAAACAAATAAAGCACCAATGTTTTTTGGTGTAGGTAATGTTACAGAATTGATGGATGCAGATTCTGGAGGAGTTAATGTATTGCTTGCAGGTATTGGTATGGAATTAGGTGTAAGTATATTATTTACTCCTGAAGAAAGTGGAAAAACAAGAGGTAGTGTTTATGAATTGTCTACAGCATCTAAAATGATGTTTTTAGCTAAACATAGACATTCTATTCCAAAAGATTTGGGAATTAATCTGGTTGCATTTAAGGATAAACATAAAAGATTAGATATTATTGAAAATGAAACTGATGGTGTTCCAGAAGTTAAACAAAATGAACCTATGAAATTTGTAAGGGATAAAGCAGGAAGTTTTAAAATTAATGTTGATTATGGAACTACTGTTAAAGCTAGTAGGATTATAGCAACTCATTTTAAAAAGAATAAAGCAGATTTAGTAATTGTTGGAAATTCTGCAAAAGAGATTTACGAAGAAATCATTAATAAAAAACTTGTAACAAGAATGGAACATGCAGCATATTTAGGCAGTGAACTTCAAAAAGCTCAAATAGCTATGATTACAGGAAAAGAATATGTTCAGGATTTTGAGTTATTTAAAAATCCTGATGAATTTAGAAATTAA
- a CDS encoding MoxR family ATPase, with protein sequence MQIDDLSVKKIDKILLNENYVPDNEISTTLYLSFLLGKPMLIEGPPGVGKTELAKVIATAFDRDFFRIQCYEGITFEQIVGEWNYQKQLLHLEAAKNDSNNEEKIFHEDFFIRRPLLNAFLNEKDSILLIDEIDKADEEVESFLLQALGEQEITINDLGTFQLSNDLIVILTSNSQRSLLDETKDRCLFLYIPYPSVEREIEIVKSRLPEADDHTVSKIVKIVHDIRNLNLMKKPSVRGTVDWVKSVSNLGTKNFNKSLEDSIGVAIKTESDKKRVLKDVIHKKY encoded by the coding sequence GTGCAAATTGACGATTTATCTGTTAAAAAAATTGACAAAATTCTTTTAAATGAAAATTATGTCCCGGATAATGAAATTTCGACAACATTATATTTATCTTTTTTACTTGGAAAACCAATGCTCATTGAAGGGCCACCAGGTGTTGGAAAAACAGAATTAGCTAAAGTAATAGCTACAGCTTTTGATAGAGATTTCTTTAGAATTCAATGTTATGAAGGAATTACTTTTGAGCAAATTGTTGGGGAATGGAATTATCAAAAACAATTATTGCATTTGGAAGCAGCTAAAAATGATTCTAATAATGAGGAAAAAATATTTCATGAAGATTTTTTTATTAGACGTCCGTTATTAAATGCTTTTTTAAATGAAAAAGATTCTATTTTATTAATTGATGAAATTGATAAGGCAGATGAGGAAGTAGAAAGTTTTCTACTTCAGGCACTTGGTGAACAAGAAATAACTATAAATGATTTGGGAACTTTCCAGTTATCTAATGATTTAATTGTTATTTTAACATCTAATTCTCAAAGATCTTTACTTGATGAAACTAAAGATAGATGTCTGTTCTTATATATTCCTTATCCTTCAGTTGAAAGAGAAATTGAAATTGTCAAATCAAGACTTCCAGAAGCAGATGATCATACAGTTTCAAAAATAGTTAAAATAGTTCATGATATACGTAATCTTAATTTGATGAAAAAACCATCTGTAAGGGGAACTGTAGATTGGGTTAAGTCAGTTTCTAATTTAGGTACTAAAAATTTCAACAAATCTTTGGAAGATAGTATTGGTGTAGCTATTAAAACTGAAAGTGATAAAAAAAGAGTTTTGAAAGATGTAATTCATAAAAAATATTAA
- a CDS encoding VWA domain-containing protein → MIDKVAELSHQLRDVGLPVSIRSTQSATQIYMELGENDRNLLKTALRAVYVKDKYDIPKFNKIFENVFKKEVKRKETLDIEKKGKAYEGRGPKSNKYIIKRQGNISNKIKKEKIDNEKLKQLSGQPLLDEVQKLERDGELLNKDLTKLNKFDPRMLEICQRLGRKIANKRSRRKIRTNSNKIDIRRTIRTNMKYGGVPFELIKAKPRPHKNEHLFLNDISGSCEWISSWFFMLMFSAQTAFKNSRTFEFDNKVIETTSALKEEYLIDAFTKVKDMRLKNVMVHGTSNMYTSFEKFMKMADLNNNSYVIILSDCRDWAGPKVRGVPASVELVGEMVRNSKKVVILNPEDRNKWDIVDSCVSLYEDAGAQVFEVNTLNQLAQFVEQM, encoded by the coding sequence ATGATTGATAAAGTTGCAGAATTGTCTCATCAGTTAAGGGATGTGGGTTTGCCTGTTAGTATTAGAAGTACTCAGTCAGCTACTCAAATTTATATGGAATTGGGGGAGAATGATAGAAATCTTTTAAAAACAGCTTTGAGGGCAGTTTATGTTAAAGATAAGTATGATATCCCTAAATTCAATAAAATTTTTGAAAATGTCTTTAAAAAAGAAGTTAAAAGAAAAGAAACTTTGGATATTGAAAAAAAAGGAAAAGCTTATGAGGGTAGGGGACCTAAATCTAATAAATATATTATTAAAAGACAGGGTAACATATCTAATAAAATTAAAAAGGAAAAAATTGATAATGAAAAATTAAAACAATTATCTGGCCAACCATTGTTAGATGAAGTTCAAAAACTTGAAAGAGATGGCGAATTATTAAATAAGGATTTAACAAAGCTTAATAAATTTGATCCAAGAATGCTTGAGATTTGTCAAAGATTAGGTAGGAAAATAGCTAATAAACGTTCAAGAAGAAAAATACGAACTAATTCAAATAAAATTGATATTAGACGCACTATAAGAACAAACATGAAATATGGTGGAGTTCCTTTTGAATTAATTAAAGCTAAACCAAGACCTCATAAAAATGAACATTTGTTCCTAAATGATATTAGTGGTTCCTGCGAATGGATTAGTAGTTGGTTTTTCATGTTGATGTTTTCAGCACAAACTGCATTTAAAAATTCCAGAACATTTGAATTTGATAATAAAGTTATTGAAACAACTTCTGCTTTAAAAGAGGAGTATTTGATTGATGCATTTACAAAAGTTAAAGATATGCGTCTTAAAAATGTTATGGTTCATGGAACTTCTAATATGTATACTTCCTTTGAAAAGTTCATGAAAATGGCTGATTTAAATAATAATTCTTATGTGATAATTTTATCTGATTGTAGAGATTGGGCAGGACCTAAAGTAAGGGGAGTTCCAGCTAGTGTTGAATTAGTTGGCGAAATGGTTAGAAATTCTAAAAAAGTAGTAATATTAAATCCTGAAGATAGAAATAAATGGGATATAGTTGATAGTTGTGTTTCATTATATGAAGATGCTGGAGCTCAAGTATTTGAAGTAAATACTTTGAATCAGTTGGCTCAGTTTGTAGAGCAGATGTAG
- a CDS encoding TIGR00269 family protein yields MQCSKCGNSQVIIKKQQSGQYLCKDCFINSIEKKVIKTVKKEKLLDKGDKVLVALSGGKDSVTTLEILNSFRERNIIDICAVTVDEGIDNYRQDGVDIAINHAKRLGIKHKVVSLKEEYGITLDEIMQRKNHIGSCSYCGVFRRTIINKAAREMGATKIATGHNLDDEVQAIMMNYLEGNTDNLTKLGAKTSSKAKEFTVKIKPLREIPEREIGLYVVAKELDVHFDSCPYAQQSFRGEVSDLINKLSEKHPTIKYSTLRGYDKIKEIIGDGFKKEYPQSRCERCGEPSANRLCKACTFLEELGK; encoded by the coding sequence ATGCAATGTAGTAAATGTGGTAATTCTCAAGTTATTATTAAAAAACAGCAATCAGGACAATATTTATGTAAAGATTGTTTCATTAATTCAATTGAAAAAAAGGTTATTAAAACAGTTAAAAAAGAAAAATTATTAGATAAAGGTGATAAAGTTTTAGTTGCACTTTCCGGAGGTAAAGATAGTGTGACAACTTTGGAAATTCTAAACAGTTTTCGTGAAAGAAATATTATAGATATCTGTGCAGTGACAGTTGATGAAGGAATTGATAATTATCGTCAGGATGGTGTAGATATAGCTATTAATCATGCAAAACGTTTGGGTATTAAACATAAAGTAGTTTCTCTTAAAGAAGAATATGGTATAACTTTAGATGAGATAATGCAAAGAAAAAACCATATTGGGTCATGTAGTTATTGTGGTGTTTTTAGAAGAACTATAATAAATAAAGCAGCCCGTGAAATGGGAGCTACAAAAATCGCTACTGGTCATAATTTAGATGATGAAGTTCAGGCTATCATGATGAATTATCTTGAGGGAAATACTGATAATTTAACTAAACTTGGAGCAAAAACATCTTCAAAAGCTAAAGAATTCACAGTTAAAATAAAACCTTTAAGGGAAATTCCTGAAAGAGAAATTGGATTATATGTAGTTGCAAAAGAATTGGATGTTCATTTTGATAGTTGTCCTTATGCACAGCAATCTTTTAGAGGTGAAGTTTCAGATTTAATAAATAAACTTTCTGAAAAACATCCTACAATAAAATACTCTACACTTAGAGGTTATGATAAAATTAAAGAGATTATTGGTGATGGATTTAAAAAAGAATATCCTCAGTCAAGATGTGAAAGATGTGGTGAACCATCAGCAAATAGATTATGTAAAGCATGTACATTTTTAGAAGAATTAGGGAAATGA
- a CDS encoding MoaD/ThiS family protein produces MTFTLKFKDIDEKRSIPKENYTIKDLLNDLELSSQTIVPKQNGELVIEETEIQDDDEIQLVQIIYGG; encoded by the coding sequence ATGACATTCACATTAAAATTTAAAGATATTGATGAAAAAAGAAGCATACCAAAAGAAAATTACACAATTAAAGATTTATTGAATGATTTGGAATTATCTTCACAAACTATTGTTCCAAAACAAAATGGGGAATTAGTTATTGAAGAAACAGAAATTCAAGATGATGATGAAATACAGTTAGTTCAAATTATTTATGGTGGTTAA